The following coding sequences lie in one Salarias fasciatus chromosome 7 unlocalized genomic scaffold, fSalaFa1.1 super_scaffold_4, whole genome shotgun sequence genomic window:
- the rassf6 gene encoding ras association domain-containing protein 6, which translates to MNETDLPLVIQAGDGRALSRAEFLSLFSTYNCFLKDQTQLHLSYTQEADGEVVVEGFLNISWGVRRPIRLKIQDDKQILPFVPPNSPDPISPVGLMGNRRGMSRWGEYIDLHQIDEMVETPQETAANKPLPAPPVYETATLRPARSKNPELEVESNLFRCMSDASLVQRRRRGREKSAAQREEERQHRFSINGHFYNYKTSIFTPSFGTPTKVRTSSRMTTNQVIKQLLQKFKIENDPQEFALYCVHQSGEKRKLSDRDQPLWERILQGPSDDTMKIFLMDKDEEEVSNDVAQYLNLELPILEQVLLKLTEEENTEIQRVISKYQHQQKVLTRIMNHKTPPHIETSV; encoded by the exons ATGAATGAAACAGATCTGCCTCTTGTGATCCAGGCAGGGGATGGGAGGGCTCTGTCCAG AGCCGAGTTTCTTTCACTGTTCAGCACTTACAACTGCTTTCTGAAAGACCAGACTCAACTACACCTCAGCTATACACAG GAGGCAGATggagaggtggtggtggagggttTCCTGAATATCTCCTGGGGAGTGCGGAGGCCCATCAGGCTGAAAATACAGGACGACAAACAGATCCTTCCTTTTGTTCCTCCGAACTCACCCGACCCCATCAGCCCAGTCGGTCTCATGGGAAACAGAAG GGGTATGTCACGATGGGGAGAATACATTGACCTCCACCAGATAGATGAGATGGTTGAGACGCCACAAGAAACTGCAGCCAACAAGCCTCTGCCAG CCCCGCCTGTGTATGAGACAGCCACCCTGCGCCCAGCGAGGAGTAAAAACCccgagctggaggtggagtcCAACCTCTTTCGCTGCATGAGCGACGCCTCTTtggttcagaggaggaggagaggcagagaaaagTCGGCAGCTCAACGGGAGGAAGAGAGGCAGCATCGCTTCTCCATCAACGGCCACTTCTATAACTACAAA ACCTCTATCTTCACACCGTCCTTCGGTACTCCGACCAAAGTTCGTACCTCCAGCAGAATGACCACAAACCAagtcatcaaacagctgctccagaaATTCAAG ATAGAGAACGATCCCCAGGAGTTTGCACTGTACTGTGTTCACCAGAGTGGAG AAAAGAGGAAGCTGAGCGACAGGGACCAACCGCTGTGGGAACGCATCCTTCAGGGACCATCAGATGACACCATGAAGATCTTTTTGATGGAcaaggatgaggaggaagtcaGCAATGAC GTCGCCCAGTATCTGAACTTGGAGCTTCCCATCCTGGAACAGGTtctactgaaactgacagaggaggagaacacaGAGATACAACGGGTTATCAGCAA GTACCAGCACCAGCAAAAAGTCTTGACCAGGATAATGAACCATAAGACCCCCCCTCACATCGAGACCAGCGTCTGA